A genomic window from Luteolibacter sp. LG18 includes:
- a CDS encoding glycosyl hydrolase family 18 protein — protein sequence MFRTLLLGGLLPFLPLCAYAAGGADSLPTRTTASHGKRVIGYITQWDAWKGTTAGLPKQGFLNHLNLDYSQYTHLNFSFFGVAEDGSLHSGDFRNPNIYQAGQVQAPAPLLNGDVYSSWDYYLVWGELSPQWNFTAQVTAAGFESYNGGWRHVPSGLTGPMPVPYHVPGTMPGVLELAHAKGVKVMASIGGWSMCKHYGAMAADPVKRARFVADCQRLIALGFDGIDFDWEYPGTSGGMNFTGTQADYANFVTLMQEVRAAIGSGKQMSAALSCAPAKLAGFDWVAVAGLLDSIDLMTYDVQGGWSDKAGHNAPLYAYPDEEGGAASCDTAVQFLIGKGVPRGKIALGLPFYGRGVICSGTAALGGTTVKVQKTVQPDGPITTCADFATWGDYDATPNYEYIRQNLTGWTRHWDDVAKVPYLIKGTSFLSYDDSRSIGLKVEYARTQNLGGVIVWHAYGDLRAGTIQDNSAKLPYSPSTDSPLVNVVNSVLAGDAVPADGTEGPSPATGPQRGLNTLPSHPLVMGYLNGLRNAQGQDQVIADYPAALQAANLEAYDVIVTAFAEPKADGTIGTTLGSFSSYLPAVVNEGHTLGKSVIVSIGGAYPAALADQYATIAASPALRQTFANNVVAFLQANHLDGVDIDYEFPADAGTSRANFTALMQTLHATVKAADSRYIVMFGSGPGWYLGGFDFATLGNCTDFFFYFGYDWKNPANGPLRKPGSTQWTLANDQLPEASVKGGVDYVLGKGFPASKVIVGLPFYGSGNHSWSSVRDTWAANQVAYTAAIDPNALEVQINGEWFTPPDAMKRKMDGLLSSTGTVLAGGATVRGVGCWEIGHEHASHPDLSNAFAEWIAGSTSGPPVVSVTGGSMMEGNAGTSVLNFTVSLSKAAATSVSVDYATANGTATADSDYVSRSGTLVFAAGETSKTVAVTIDGDETVEADETFTLALSNPTGATLGTATATGTITNDDSSGPSSEDGWTSHAAAAGAALSLVVTDSWAGGFQGELRFTNQTGAALSTWNLQFDAAWTVSSMWDGVYGGKSGSTHTATNPTWGGYTLANNTTGTIGIIGSGTPSQPVNLKLNGQTVGSGGSSFASWAAAKGLATTAYAADPDGDGRSNLLEFLNGTAPQTTNYGGPRSEKRTLTVSGTTAGYFCVVVPADTTANNVEYRVLASTTPSFTPSRLMVLHQTVDLGGGKLEAVWRDTVPMSSRPAAFARIEIRVK from the coding sequence ATGTTCCGGACCCTTCTGCTCGGCGGCCTGCTGCCGTTCCTCCCCCTCTGCGCCTACGCGGCGGGCGGCGCGGACTCGTTGCCGACCCGCACCACCGCCAGCCATGGCAAGCGCGTGATCGGCTACATCACCCAGTGGGACGCATGGAAAGGCACCACCGCGGGCCTTCCGAAGCAGGGCTTTCTCAACCACCTCAACCTCGACTACTCCCAGTACACCCACCTGAACTTCTCGTTCTTCGGCGTGGCGGAGGATGGCTCGCTGCACAGCGGCGATTTCCGGAATCCGAACATCTACCAAGCCGGGCAGGTCCAGGCTCCCGCGCCGTTGTTGAACGGAGATGTCTATTCATCCTGGGACTACTACCTGGTATGGGGCGAGCTGAGCCCGCAGTGGAATTTCACCGCGCAGGTCACGGCGGCGGGTTTCGAGTCCTACAACGGCGGTTGGCGGCACGTGCCGAGCGGCCTGACCGGGCCGATGCCGGTGCCCTACCACGTGCCGGGCACCATGCCGGGGGTCCTGGAGCTGGCCCACGCGAAGGGGGTGAAGGTGATGGCCAGCATCGGCGGCTGGAGCATGTGCAAGCACTACGGCGCGATGGCCGCGGATCCGGTGAAGCGCGCGCGCTTCGTCGCGGACTGCCAGCGCCTGATCGCGCTCGGCTTCGATGGCATCGATTTCGACTGGGAATATCCCGGTACCTCCGGCGGCATGAATTTCACCGGCACCCAGGCGGACTACGCGAATTTCGTCACGCTGATGCAGGAGGTGCGCGCCGCGATCGGCTCGGGCAAACAGATGAGTGCGGCCCTGAGCTGCGCGCCCGCCAAGCTCGCGGGCTTCGATTGGGTGGCGGTGGCGGGCCTGCTCGATTCCATCGACCTGATGACCTACGATGTCCAAGGCGGCTGGTCGGACAAGGCCGGACACAATGCCCCGCTGTACGCGTATCCGGATGAAGAAGGCGGCGCGGCCTCGTGCGACACCGCCGTGCAGTTCTTGATCGGGAAGGGGGTGCCGCGGGGGAAGATCGCGCTCGGCCTGCCGTTCTACGGCCGCGGCGTGATCTGCTCCGGCACCGCGGCGCTGGGTGGCACCACCGTGAAGGTCCAGAAAACCGTGCAGCCGGATGGCCCGATCACCACCTGCGCGGACTTCGCCACGTGGGGCGACTACGACGCCACGCCGAACTACGAGTACATCCGCCAGAATCTCACCGGCTGGACCCGCCATTGGGATGACGTGGCGAAGGTACCGTACCTGATCAAGGGGACCTCGTTCCTCAGCTACGATGATTCCCGTAGCATCGGCTTGAAGGTGGAATACGCCCGCACGCAGAACCTTGGCGGCGTCATTGTCTGGCATGCCTACGGCGACCTGCGCGCCGGAACCATCCAGGACAACTCCGCGAAGCTGCCCTACAGCCCCTCCACAGACTCCCCGCTGGTGAACGTGGTCAATTCCGTGCTCGCTGGCGACGCCGTGCCCGCCGATGGCACCGAGGGCCCCTCCCCCGCCACGGGACCGCAGCGGGGTTTGAACACGCTGCCCTCGCATCCGCTGGTGATGGGGTATCTCAATGGCCTCCGCAACGCGCAGGGTCAGGACCAGGTCATCGCCGACTATCCCGCCGCGTTGCAGGCCGCGAACCTGGAGGCCTACGACGTGATCGTCACCGCCTTTGCCGAGCCGAAGGCGGACGGCACCATCGGCACCACCTTGGGATCGTTCTCCTCGTACCTGCCCGCGGTGGTGAACGAGGGTCACACGCTCGGGAAATCCGTGATCGTGAGCATCGGCGGCGCATATCCGGCAGCGCTCGCGGATCAGTACGCCACCATCGCCGCCAGCCCCGCGCTGCGGCAGACCTTCGCGAACAACGTGGTCGCGTTCCTGCAGGCGAACCACCTCGACGGTGTCGACATCGATTACGAGTTCCCCGCCGATGCCGGCACCTCGCGTGCGAACTTCACCGCGCTGATGCAGACGCTCCACGCCACGGTGAAGGCGGCGGATTCCCGCTACATCGTCATGTTCGGCAGCGGTCCGGGCTGGTACCTCGGCGGCTTCGATTTCGCCACGCTCGGGAACTGCACCGACTTCTTCTTCTACTTCGGCTACGATTGGAAGAACCCGGCGAACGGTCCGCTGCGCAAGCCGGGCTCCACCCAGTGGACGCTGGCGAACGACCAGCTTCCCGAGGCTTCGGTGAAGGGCGGCGTCGATTACGTGTTGGGCAAGGGGTTCCCGGCATCGAAGGTGATCGTCGGCCTGCCGTTCTATGGCTCCGGCAACCACTCGTGGTCCTCGGTACGGGACACCTGGGCCGCGAACCAGGTGGCCTACACCGCGGCCATCGATCCGAATGCACTGGAGGTGCAGATCAACGGCGAGTGGTTCACGCCGCCGGACGCGATGAAGCGGAAGATGGACGGCTTGCTGTCCTCCACCGGCACCGTGCTGGCGGGTGGCGCGACGGTGCGCGGCGTCGGCTGCTGGGAGATCGGCCACGAACACGCTTCACACCCGGATCTCTCGAATGCCTTCGCGGAATGGATCGCCGGATCGACCAGCGGGCCTCCGGTGGTGTCCGTGACCGGTGGTAGCATGATGGAAGGCAATGCGGGCACCAGCGTGCTGAACTTCACCGTCTCGCTCTCCAAGGCCGCGGCTACCTCCGTGAGCGTGGACTACGCCACGGCGAACGGCACCGCCACCGCGGACAGCGACTACGTTTCCCGTAGCGGTACGCTGGTCTTCGCCGCGGGCGAAACCTCGAAGACGGTCGCGGTGACCATCGACGGCGATGAAACCGTGGAAGCGGACGAGACCTTCACGCTCGCGCTTTCCAATCCCACCGGCGCGACGCTCGGTACCGCTACGGCCACCGGCACCATCACCAACGACGACAGCAGCGGCCCCAGCTCGGAGGACGGCTGGACGTCCCACGCCGCAGCGGCCGGAGCCGCGCTCTCGCTGGTGGTCACCGATTCGTGGGCCGGCGGGTTCCAGGGCGAGCTGCGCTTTACCAATCAGACCGGCGCGGCGCTCAGCACCTGGAACCTCCAGTTCGATGCCGCGTGGACCGTGTCCTCGATGTGGGATGGTGTGTACGGCGGCAAGAGCGGCAGCACCCACACCGCCACCAATCCCACCTGGGGAGGCTACACCTTGGCGAATAACACCACCGGCACGATCGGCATCATCGGTTCGGGCACGCCGTCCCAGCCCGTGAATCTCAAGCTCAACGGCCAGACGGTCGGCTCCGGTGGCAGCTCGTTCGCCAGCTGGGCCGCGGCCAAGGGCCTCGCCACCACCGCTTACGCCGCGGACCCGGACGGCGACGGCCGCTCGAACCTGCTGGAGTTCCTCAACGGTACCGCCCCGCAAACCACGAACTACGGCGGACCTCGTAGCGAGAAACGAACCCTCACGGTTTCCGGCACCACCGCCGGCTACTTCTGCGTGGTCGTTCCCGCGGACACCACCGCGAACAACGTGGAGTACCGCGTTCTCGCCTCCACCACCCCGTCCTTCACCCCGTCCCGACTGATGGTCCTCCATCAGACCGTCGATCTCGGCGGCGGCAAGCTCGAGGCGGTGTGGCGGGACACCGTCCCCATGTCATCCCGGCCCGCGGCCTTCGCGCGGATCGAGATACGGGTGAAGTGA